The following coding sequences lie in one Spinacia oleracea cultivar Varoflay chromosome 1, BTI_SOV_V1, whole genome shotgun sequence genomic window:
- the LOC110793093 gene encoding uncharacterized protein isoform X1 codes for MNENMIQMQQQLTKLETEAEYLLLARLQVVENDRLRNGNREALTALRKKARTTKTSVPSPFDSIMKEIVGQGSKTLVQEVCPTCGNHDATENMWMMFPGTDVFAQVPFHAAHTILEEDQDRLDSDLKELQSLLKEKSLIISEQGALSDKISPGTLRSLVTLTDKK; via the exons ATGAATGAAAATATGATACAAATGCAACAACAACTCACTAAGCTTGAAACTGAAGCTGAGTATCTACTTTTGGCACGGCTTCAG GTTGTGGAAAATGACAGGTTAAGGAATGGGAACAGGGAAGCATTAACAGCACTCAGGAAGAAGGCACGTACAACAAAAACTAGTGTTCCTTCTCCATTTGACTCTATTATGAAGGAGATAGTGGGACAAGGTTCCAAAACATTGGTTCAAGAAGTATGTCCGACCTGTGGAAATCATGATGCGACTGAAAATATGTGGATGATGTTCCCTGGAACAGATGTCTTTGCTCAGGTCCCCTTTCATGCTGCTCATACCATTTTAGAAGAAG ATCAAGACCGGCTCGACTCTGATTTGAAGGAGCTGCAAAGTCTTCTTAAAGAGAAGTCTTTGATAATCTCGGAACAGGGTGCTCTTTCCGACAAGATTAGTCCGGGGACTCTTAGGTCTTTAGTGACATTAACGGACAAAAAGTAA
- the LOC110793088 gene encoding F-box protein At1g70590 — MNQKTWPSRSDGSPFTALPLAKNHHFSSKSYFLDRPIKTRLSFSPSDHHRRDQRDFSSLPYDLLTKIAAGFSHRDLNAASLVCKSWSDALRPLREAMLLLRWGKRFKHGRGGVRPNLEKALDSFLKGAARGSSLAMVDAGLVYWEMGRREDGIAFYRRAAELGDPSGQCNLAIAFLQADFANPTEAVKWLLQSASAGHVRAQYQLALCLHHGRGIKRNLLEAAKWYLRAAEGGYVRAMYNVSLCYSVGEGFSKSHPQAKKWMKRAADHGHSKAQFEHGLNLFSEGELSKAVVYLEVASRAGESGASHVKDVIIQQLSVASRDRAMRLAENWRALPSSR, encoded by the exons ATGAATCAAAAAACATGGCCATCTCGATCCGACGGCTCTCCATTCACCGCTCTCCCCCTCGCAAAAAACCACCACTTCTCCTCCAAATCCTACTTTCTAGACCGTCCGATCAAGACCCGACTTTCCTTTTCACCGTCCGATCACCACCGTCGCGATCAGCGAGACTTCTCATCCTTGCCGTACGATCTTCTGACTAAGATAGCGGCGGGATTCTCTCACCGGGACTTAAACGCAGCGTCTTTGGTGTGTAAGTCATGGAGCGACGCGTTGAGGCCGCTGAGGGAGGCGATGTTGTTGTTGCGGTGGGGTAAGCGGTTTAAACATGGGCGGGGCGGAGTACGGCCCAACTTGGAGAAGGCGTTGGACTCTTTCTTGAAAGGCGCGGCCCGTGGTTCGAGCCTTGCTATGGTGGATGCGGGTTTGGTTTATTGGGAAATGGGCCGAAGAGAAGATGGGATTGCTTTTTACAGAAGAGCTGCTGAGCTTGGTGATCCTTCTGGTCAGTGTAATTTAGCCATTGCTTTCTTACAAG CTGACTTTGCAAATCCTACGGAAGCGGTGAAGTGGTTATTGCAATCTGCTTCTGCTGGCCATGTCCGTGCTCAGTACCAACTAGCTCTATGTTTGCATCATGGGCGTGGGATTAAACGAAATCTACTTGAAGCT GCAAAGTGGTACCTGAGAGCTGCAGAGGGTGGATACGTCCGTGCAATGTACAATGTGTCACTCTGCTACTCAGTTGGTGAAGGGTTTTCCAAAAGTCATCCGCAAGCGAAGAAATGGATGAAGCGGGCTGCTGATCATGGTCACAGCAAAGCACAGTTTGAGCATGGACTTAATCTTTTCTCT GAAGGTGAATTGTCAAAAGCAGTTGTGTACCTGGAAGTGGCTAGTCGTGCAGGGGAGAGTGGTGCGTCTCATGTGAAGGATGTGATTATTCAACAACTATCGGTTGCATCACGTGATCGTGCTATGCGTCTTGCTGAAAACTGGCGCGCGTTGCCTTCATCACGCTGA
- the LOC110793107 gene encoding uncharacterized protein, which yields MEATGENLTFLRKIRPPSFEEAGLEDCALPPESIKEAFFKAASAVGSRAGNVFAGDNDEVDGGCISDPWIEKPAPSDALVGIEPEIRPPGACATGKSGGFGGNGEPASDVVVVGGEGGKGGGDCVDGLRGLEIKDKNDEGDNEEQDEKKPTLVEGYFLNP from the coding sequence ATGGAGGCCACAGGAGAAAACCTCACCTTCCTACGCAAAATCCGTCCACCAAGCTTCGAGGAAGCCGGGTTAGAAGACTGCGCGTTACCTCCAGAATCCATCAAAGAAGCCTTCTTCAAAGCAGCCTCCGCCGTTGGCTCCCGCGCCGGCAATGTTTTCGCCGGCGACAATGACGAGGTTGATGGCGGATGTATCAGCGATCCTTGGATAGAAAAACCTGCGCCGTCGGATGCGTTGGTGGGGATCGAACCTGAGATTAGACCTCCGGGAGCCTGCGCTACCGGAAAGAGCGGCGGTTTTGGTGGAAATGGTGAGCCGGCGAGTGATGTGGTGGTGGTTGGCGGAGAGGGCGGCAAAGGTGGTGGAGATTGTGTGGATGGGTTAAGGGGGTTGGAGATTAAGGACAAGAATGATGAAGGAGATAATGAGGAACAAGATGAGAAGAAACCAACTTTAGTTGAGGGATATTTCTTAAAtccttaa
- the LOC110793093 gene encoding uncharacterized protein isoform X2: protein MNENMIQMQQQLTKLETEAEYLLLARLQVVENDRLRNGNREALTALRKKARTTKTSVPSPFDSIMKEIVGQGSKTLVQEVCPTCGNHDATENMWMMFPGTDVFAQVPFHAAHTILEEDQERLDSNLKELQSLLKEKSLIISEQGALSDKISPGTLRSLVTLTDKK, encoded by the exons ATGAATGAAAATATGATACAAATGCAACAACAACTCACTAAGCTTGAAACTGAAGCTGAGTATCTACTTTTGGCACGGCTTCAG GTTGTGGAAAATGACAGGTTAAGGAATGGGAACAGGGAAGCATTAACAGCACTCAGGAAGAAGGCACGTACAACAAAAACTAGTGTTCCTTCTCCATTTGACTCTATTATGAAGGAGATAGTGGGACAAGGTTCCAAAACATTGGTTCAAGAAGTATGTCCGACCTGTGGAAATCATGATGCGACTGAAAATATGTGGATGATGTTCCCTGGAACAGATGTCTTTGCTCAGGTCCCCTTTCATGCTGCTCATACCATTTTAGAAGAAG ATCAAGAGCGGCTCGACTCTAATTTGAAGGAGCTGCAAAGTCTTCTCAAAGAGAAATCTCTGATAATCTCGGAACAGGGTGCTCTTTCTGACAAGATTAGCCCGGGGACTCTTAGGTCTTTAGTGACATTAACAGACAAAAAGTAA